The genomic DNA TTATCCTCAACGATCTTTTCGTGCAGGAGCAGGCCCGGAGAACCCGCGTGGCTTCTTCGCTGTTGTCGGCTGCCGCCACCTTTGCAGTTTCACTCGGTGCGGTGCGCCTCTCGCTCTCAACTGCGCTCACAAACGACGCCGCCCACGCGCTCTATCGATCAGCGGGATGGAAGCGCGACCAACAATTCTCCAACTATCATCTGGTGCTCTCAGTTTAGGCCAAGCAACGTTCTATCCGGGCCGCGCCGACCCCTCGTAGACGCTCACAGTCAGCGGGCCAATGCCTCACGGCATCGGCCCGCTCCTCTACCGCCCTTTCAGGCTTAGCGAGACACCGGCTCTTGATCTTTGAGGCTGGAGAGTGTCTCCTTAATCACTCTCATCGTGTGCTCGATATCACCATTCTTTTCGCGCTTGGCATCTCGTTTGACGTCCCGCGGCTCTTTCTTCAACACCGCCCCATGCTCCATCAATGACTCCCTGAACCGGCCCAGATAATATTCATAGTCGGTCCGTCCCAAGGTCGCGATCGCCTGATCTTTCTTCTCAAGCAGAGCGCTCGTATAGAGCTGCCGTGCCTCCTCAATACGGGGGGCGGCGCGACGGAGACGGCCTCCGGCCTCCTTTGCAGACGCCATCTCCCCCATCCGATCGCCCATGTCGAGCACCTTGTAATCCTTTGCCAATGGCGCCGCCAGGGCCACACGCGCATGGTAGGCCACGGCGCGATCGCCGAACCGGTCACTCACCTCCCTGAGCGTATCGTTCCCTCGACGGAGTATGGCGCTGCCGTCGAAATTGAGGATGCGTCCGACGTCATCAGAGAAGAAGTCCTGCGCAATAAATTCTTCGTCGTAGCCCCGTGGAGGAGCGACACGGATGGTCAGGGCCTCAGAGACGACATCCTCCGTCTCCATATGGAGCGCGATCTGGATCGTGTAATATCCCGGCTCGGCGATATCCCAGCCGTTCCGCCCGACAGAGATAAAGAGCGAATCGGTCACAAATTCCCCGGGCATCACCACCTGAGCCTGCATGTCGTGGCAATAGCGCGCAAAGGGCAGGTACTGCCGGGCCGGCTTGTCCCGCTTCTTGACGATGACGGTCATGTGATCCGTCATGGACAGCAACTCCTTTTCCAGCACCAGTGGACGCGAACCGATGTTGGTCAACTTGAGCTCAAGCACAACCGGCTCAAGGAATTGATAGGTGGCTTGGGCCCGATCGACGCGAAGGTTGAGCTTCAACGCGGGCTCCGGCGAAGCACTTGCCTGCTCGAATCCATGGTGATCGAACCAATCGGCATTCCCCATCTGCACAAACCGCTCCGGCGCATGGCGCATGAATACCAACTCGTTGTCGCTGAACCGATAGGCGAAGTCGGAAAAAAACGCCGTCTGTCCGCCGGACACGTTGTACGGATAATTCATGAAGCTGCGGGCTTCCGGTTCGTTCGCCAAAGGAATCCACGGGGTCCCCCAGTCCGGCGGGTGTTGCTTCTGCCACGAATGCGCCAGATTGAAGGCGTGTCCCATTTCATGGCACGCCGTCCAGAACCGCATCCGCTTGGCCCACGCGACCGGATTAGCATCACCGGTCGGCGCCGTAGAGATGAACGACTCGTTGAAAATCGCTGTCCCCTGGCGATGATTCGGCCCGATATCGTCGAACATGATGCCGCCCAGGCTTGTGCCCTGCTCGTGCAACCGGGCAAAGAACACCCACAGGGACCACTGCGCCTTGCCGGCAAATCGCGACCAATACACTTGCATCGCATCATGCATTTCGTTGTCGCTCCAACGCGCGTTCGTCCCCGCGTCGCCGATAGGGACGATGCTGTCGCTACCGGACTTCCGCACATCGAACCCGACCCTTCGGTAGACCTCCTCGATGGTGAGCGTCTCGCCCGGCAATGTGGCCGGACGATTCGGATGGTCATGGGTGCCGATGTGCGTGGTCGCGGTGACGCCGGTGGCGCAGTCGAACTCGAATTCCACCTGTCTGAAGTACGGAGATTTGAACGCCAGCGTTCTCGTCCGAACCGACGTGCCCCCGCCTGAGAACCGGACAACGGCCTTGCGCTGGCTGGAGAGAAAGGTTGCCGTCGTCGTGATCTCGACCATCGTGTAGGGGAAGCTGGCGACATCGCCATCCTTGAACCAGATTGAGCCGGTCCAGGCATTCGGCCCGGATGCGGTGAGACGGGCAATCCAGTGCACACGTTTGGCCAACACGCCATAGAGCGTTCCGCTGGCCATCATCTGCGGATAGCGCCCGTCGACATCGAGGCGCAGCTCTTCGCGAAGAAAGCCCCAGGGGAGCAGTTCCTCAATTTGCCACGGACCGGCTGCTGTCGGCGCGATGCCCGGCATCGGCTGAGCGAGTGGAACGGGCTGAATCGGCAGGGGGCCGGGCGCCGGGATGGGGGGCGTCACGATCCGGGATGCGGCGTACAACCCGCTCACGCGGACACGTGGCGGCCAGGGCAGGATCGGTATGAGGGGCTCTATGCCCGGACGGGCTATTTCGGCGGCTTCGACACGATACTCCTGATCGATTTGGTCTTGCTCTTTCATACGCTACCTCCTGTTGTGATAGACCGCGACCTTCAGGCGTCACGCTGTTTCGGTACGTCTCGTCACAGGTACCCGAAGGGTTCGTACGAGGTTTTCCAGGCCAGGTTCCCTTCAGTGGTGAGTGACACACCGAGATAGGTCGGACGATCCACCGAAACCGATTTGGTTTGAGCCACCCCCCGCTTGCTCAGCACGACCTCCACGACGACCGGGGTATGTGCGACGTCGACTTCCACAGCAGCCGCATATCCGGTTTGTCGACGCGTCGTGAGATCGGCACTGCCCCACACCTCCCGGGCATCCACCGACACACGCACCTCGTCATGATGAAAGCCCTCTTGTAGAGCGATGTGCAGCAACACGAGCCACCTCGTCCGAGCTATGGAGTGATCAAGATTGACTGGGGGAGAGGTCCCCTTACACTGCTGTTCTCCCTGTCAAAAGCAAACGGTATACCGGGTGAGGCGTCTGGTCACGCAGCGGTCAGGAGATAAAAACAAGTATTTGGAACCTCGCGAAATGTTTGCGGCGACCAGCAGGATGGCGGCGGGCACGGAAGCACGACGCAGACTTCACGGGAATCTTGGGAGGAACCAGCGGGCGTTCTCGTATCCGATACGATACGAGGGCGGTATCTGATGCGATACAAACGGTCATCGCAACGCGGCCCCTCTTCGCTCTGGCTTGCAATTGGTACTCTCCGATGATGCGCAAGCGTGCAGCTTCTCACCCTGAATGCACCCGGCGTTCAACCATCCCTTGAGCATGACCCATTGTGCATTGAACATTCCGCGACGAATCTCCCGCCGCATTATTCAGGCCACTTGCCTAGGCACTCCGCATTACTCGCCCGAACTGGAATTCCCTGCCCGAGAAGCCCCTTGACCACTAGGTCCTCCGGAAGATTGACTTCGCTCCGGCAGGTCGGTACGATCATCTTCGACAGCTAGGGGTGCCATCCGGCTGAGAGTCCGACTTGCTCGGGCGACCCTCACAACCTGACCTGGGTAATACCAGCGTAGGGAAGCGACCGGTTGACTGGCTTCGTGATCGCTTTAAGCCGCACCCTCGCTGGATGCGGCTTTTTTTATTTCGGCTGTCAGACGCTCACCTCCGACGAAAGGATGTCCGCTATGAGCGAGGCCCATACACAGAACGGTTCCAGCAACGGTCATGGCTCCAAGCCCTCGACCGCACGCCTCACTACGACGCCTTTTGCGGCTTCGCGCAAGGTGCATGTTGACGGCGCGCTCCCAGGGGTCCGGGTCCCGATGCGCGAAATCAGCCTGACCCCCACGCAGTCAGCCAACGGCCAGGGCCCTACGCCCAACCAGCCGATCACGATTTACGACACCTCCGGTCCTTATACCGATCCGAACGTGACGATTGATGTGCGCGCCGGCCTGCCGCCCTTGCGCCGGGCCTGGATCGAGAGTCGCCGGGATACGGAAGAACTTTCGCAGGTCACATCCCAGTACGGGCGTCAGCGAGCCGCGGACCCGAAATTGGCCGACCTCCGGTTTACGCATATTCGCAAGCCGCTCCGCGCCAAAGCCGGACACAACGTCAGCCAGATGCACTATGCCAAGAAAGGCATCATCACGCCGGAAATGGAATTCATCGCGATCCGGGAGAATCAGTCCCGCGCAAGGGCCAAAGAACTCCTGGCCTCGACCAACGGCCATGGCGGCGGCGTGTTGCAGCATCCCGGCCAAGCCTGGGGCGCGCGTATTCCAAACATCATCACCCCCGAATTCGTGCGCGACGAAGTGGCCCGCGGACGCGCGATTATCCCGAACAACATCAACCACCCGGAAACCGAGCCGATGATCATCGGCCGGAACTTCCTCGTGAAGATCAATTCCAACATCGGCAATTCCGCGGTCGCCTCCTCGATCGAGGAAGAAGTCGAAAAGATGATCTGGTCGATCCGTTGGGGCGCCGACACGGTGATGGATCTCTCGACCGGCAAGAACATTCACGAGACACGCGAGTGGATCATCCGCAACTCGCCCGTACCGATCGGCACGGTGCCGATCTATCAGGCGCTCGAAAAGGTCAACGGCAAGGCCGAGGACCTGACCTGGGAAATTTTCCGGGATACGCTGATCGAGCAGGCCGAACAGGGTGTGGACTACTTCACAATCCACGCCGGTGTCCTGCTGCGTTACGTGCCGATGACGGCGAAACGCATGACCGGCATCGTCTCGCGCGGCGGCTCGATCCATGCCAAATGGTGCCTCTCGCATCACCAGGAAAACTTCGCTTATACGCACTTCGAAGAGATCTGCGAAATCATGAAGGCCTACGATGTGGCCTTCAGCCTGGGCGATGGCTTACGGCCCGGTTCGATTGCCGATGCCAACGACGAGGCGCAATTTGCCGAATTGGAGACCTTGGGCGAACTCACCAAGATCGCGTGGAACCATGATGTCCAGGTGATGATCGAAGGTCCCGGCCATGTGCCGATGCATATGATTCAAGAGAACATGGAGAAGCAGCTGAAGGAGTGCCAGGAGGCGCCGTTCTACACGCTGGGGCCGCTCACGACGGACATTGCTCCCGGTTATGACCACATCACCTCCGGCATCGGTGCCGCGATGATCGGCTGGTATGGTTGCGCAATGCTCTGTTACGTCACGCCGAAAGAACACCTCGGTCTGCCGACCAAGGAAGACGTGAAGGTCGGTGTCGTGACGTACAAGATCGCCGCCCATGCGGCAGACTTGGCCAAAGGCCATCCGGGTGCGCAGGCCCGTGACAATGCCTTATCAAAAGCGCGCTTTGAGTTCCGCTGGGAAGATCAATTCAACCTGTCGCTGGACCCGGACACCGCCCGCTCGTATCACGATGCGACGCTGCCGGACAATGCCGCGAAGGTCGCGCATTTCTGCAGCATGTGCGGACCGCATTTCTGTTCGATGAAGATCACGCAGGACGTCCGCGACTATGCCGCGCAGAAACAGCTGGAAGAGCAGCAGGCTATCCAGATCGGCATGAAGGAAAAATCAGAAGAATTTAAAAAAGCCGGTTCAGAAATCTATCTATAAGGCTGATCAACATGGCTATCCGGCAAGGCCACAGGCGAACTCAAACCGGAGGCGTACCCTCCGGGGTACGTTGAGGATTTGATGGAGCCGAGAACGAAGCCGGGAGTCATGTTCAGCAGCCGCTGAGAGGGAAGGTAGCATGGGAAAGCCGAAGCCGGCGCCATTACGCGAGCGCGATATCACCCGCCAGATTGCGCGGGAGTACTATAAAGAGTTCGATCAGCTTATCGAGAGCGACGTCATCATCGTCGGCGCCGGGCCCTCCGGCCTCATTTGCGCCCACGATCTTGGCCGAATGGGCATCAAGACTCTCATCGTAGAGCAGAGTTTGGCCCTCGGCGGCGGCTTCTGGTCCGGCGGGTATTTGATGAACAAAGCCACCATCTGCGCCCCCGCGCATAAGATTCTCAAAGAAGTGGGGGTGCCTTGCAAGCAGATCAAGGAATGCCCCGGCATGTACATGGTCGATCCTCCGCATGCCACCGGGGCGCTGATTGCCGCCGCCTACAACGCCGGCGCGAAGATCATGAACCTGACGCGGGTCGTCGATCTGATCCTGCGCCGCGAAGGCGTGCTTGAAGGCGTCGTCGTCAACAGCACCACCGCCGAAATGGCGGGCCACGATATTATCCATGTCGATCCGATCGCCTTGGAGAGTAAAATCGTGGTCGATGCCACCGGACATGATGCCGTGGTGGTCAATCTCCTGCATAAGCGGGGGCTCTACCAGCAGGTGCCGGGCAACGGCGCGATGTGGGTGTCGCGGTCGGAAGAAGAAGTGATGGACCGGACCGGGGAAGTCTCTCCCAATTGCTTTGTGATCGGGTTGGCTGTCGCGGCCGTGTTCGGCACACCACGAATGGGCCCGGCCTTCGGATCGATGCTGCTCTCCGGCCGCTATGGCGCGGAGTTAATTCAAAAGAAACTGAAACAAGGCAAGAGCATATAGCTGATAGCGAACGGCTGGTAGCAGGGAACAGACCATCGAACTGCTATGCTCCATAGGCCATTGGCTCTTGTGATCACACATGGATGTTCAGGACTTTCTTATACAAGGCGACGGCAGCGAAGAAGACAAGCGCGAAGCCTGGCAGCTCTTTCAGCAAGCCTACGAGCAGCAGATGAAGGGGCAGCTGGAAGAAGCGGTCAGTCTCTACAAACTGTCGCTCGCGACGCATCAGACTGCCGAAGCCTATACGTTCCTCGGATGGACCTACAGCTTCATGGGTAAGCTGGACGAGGCGATCGACGAATGCCACAAGGCCATCGCCTGCGATCCGCATTTCGGGAATCCCTACAACGACATCGGAGCCTACCTGATCGAAAAGGGTGATCTGGAGGAGGCGATTCCCTGGTTTCAAAAAGCCATGCAGGCCAGACGGTATGAGAGCCCGGCTTTCCCACACCTGAATCTTGGCCGTGTCTACGAACGCCAGGGCAAGTGGAGCGAGGCGATTGACTGCTACAAACAGGCGCTCGCCCTGAACCCGGACTACGCCTTGGCCAAGAAGGCTCTGGGTCGGCTCATCAGCTCACTGAATTAGGGACCATAGGACAGGAACCGGATGAACACCACGATTTTAGTGGCCGTCACTGACATTTTCTTCTACACCAAGGTACGCGATGCCTTGCGGCCGCAGGGCTACACGCTGGAGCGGATCCGCAGCCAGGATGAGGTGGCTGAAAAAACCGCCTCAGCTTCGCCTGCCGCCCTGATTCTCAACATGAACGACCTGGCCATCGATGCCTTCAAGGCGTTGGAAACCCTCCAGGCCGACCCCGCGTTGCGGTCGCTTCCCATCCTGGCTTTTGCCAATCACGAAGAAACGGACACCTGGCGCCGAGCCAAGGAACTGGGCGTGACGAAAATTGTCTCCAGAAATGAGTTCTCCACACGAACCAGAGAACTGGTTGAAGACATCATAGCCAACAGCAGTCAGCAATCACCGGTCCGCTCAGAGCTGAACGCTGAAGGCTGAGAGCAGAGGGCAAGAATCCAATGAAACAATCCCGACTCCACGATCAGCATCAACAACTAGGCGCCATTTTCGAGGACACCGCAGGATGGTCGATGCCGGCCCATTACGGCGATCCCGCCGCGGAATATGCCGCCGTCCGCGGTGCCGTCGGGCTGTCCGACCTGTCGCACCGCGGAAAAATCCGGGTGACCGGCGACGATCGCATCAAGTGGCTCCAGAGCATCATCAGCAACGACATCCTCCCGCTCCAACCCGGCCAGGGGCGCTACTCCAGCTTCCTGACCCATAAGGGGAAAATGCTCGGCTACTTCCGGGTATATGTGCAAGCCGATGCCGTGTGGGTCGAAGATGTGGGCGAGGTGGGCGAGGCCACATTTCAGGCGTTGCGAAAATTCCTGCTCTACGGCACCAAGGCCAAGATGGAGAATTGCGGAGAAAGCTGGGGTTTGTTGCTGGTGAGCGGACCGAAATCAGCAGAGGCCGTTGCTGCGGCATTCGGTATCGAGGTCCGCGCCCTTCAGCTCTTGCATACCCTGCCCGCCACCATCGGCGGGCAGCAGGCGCTGATCCTGCGTACCGAAGAAACCGGCGAACAGGACTTTGAAGTCTTGCTGCCGGCCGATGCGGTCCCCGCCGCCTGGAACCAGCTCATGACATCAGGCGCACCGTTCGGCATCAAGCCCGTCGGCGCACAGGCGCGCGAACTGTTGCGCATCGAAGCCGGTCTGCCCAAGGCCGGTCCGGATCTCAACGAAGAGATTGTCCCGCCGGAAGCCAACCTGGAAGGCAAGGCGTTCAGCCTCTCAAAGGGTTGTTACCCGGGACAGGAAGTCGTGGCCAGGATGGATACCTATGGGAACGTGCGCCGGCATCTGGTCGGATTGATCATCCAGGACAAAACGGTTCCGCCCGCGGGCTCGAAGTTATTCAGCGGAGATCGGGAGGTGGGATGGGTCAGCAGCGCCGTCTTTTCGCCGCAACGCAATGCCGCACTGGCATTCGGTTTTCCATTGCGCGACTTTTCGGCACCTGACACCACACTGACGGTCGAAGTGGCAGGGACGCGCCATCAGGCTACCGTCCATGCCCTACCGTTTCAGAAGCACTCGTAGCAGGATGCTGAAAACGTTCGCCGGCCTCGTTCTCGCGTCATTCAGCGCCTCAACGTACCACTGAGCGCACGCATCAGTGCTTCACCAGCTGCGGCCCTCCTGAACGGCCGTTTTGAACACCCTGCGGGGCTTCAATCACACGAACCGATGACCACCCTTTTTCGAGTGGCAGAGGTGTTCTACTTTTCAGGATTACGCACGGCCGACACGGCTGACGCGAATCCGAGCAGGCTCTTCCGCTCGTCGTCATCCAATGCCAACAACAGATGCGTCTCTTCGGCGTGCATCAGCCGGAGGCTCAAGAAGGGTTCTTCCCGGCGCTTTTCGCGGTTATCCCACATGGCATCGATGACCTGCACCTTATCCAGCTGACCGACGGACACCACATCGTAGCGGAAATAGGAATCCCCGATGACGATGTCGAAAATGACGTTGCCGGCCGTGAGCAGCACTAGATTGAACCGCCCCTGATCTTCGTACCCTTCGGGCAGGAACTTATTGATATGGCACCGCGCCACTTTGCGATCGCCCAAGGCTGCCTGGAACTTGAGTTGCAATGCTTCGTAATCGATTTGGAGCGCCTTTTCATCGGCATTGGTCGCCCCGACCGCCGCGTCCTTCGCCTTTTCAAAGATCTCGTCTGCTGACAACAACCCTGCCATAGTTCCCTACTCCTTCGTTACAAGACTGCCCGATGTTTATTGTGTATGGGCGATTTAGAGGCTACGCGCAGCCCGCCTGGCGCGGATCGCCCGGGCGACCCCGACCAGCGCAATGCCGGCCCACGCGAATTCCAGCAGAACAAAACCCACCCGTCGGTCTTCGATGGCCACAATTCCCAGCAGCAACGAGCCCAGGATGTTCAGCGCCAGATACCCCGCGTCCAATTCACGCCAGGTGCCGGCCTGAATGAGGCCATAGGCCACGAGCACCATCAGAGCTCCGATCACCGATATGACCTGCATCGCCATGGTATGCTCGGGCACTCCTTCCCGGACGCCGCGTGAGAACGGGGTACGGTACCTGGCTGCTGGATGTGATTGCAAGCGGAAACTCCCCATGAAGAAGCGGGCAAGGAGACGCTGATGGGTTGGTGCCGATGTGGTTGAGCATCACTCCGGCGCGGTGCGTCGGCCTGTCTGGCAGGCTGCGCTCGCCGGGCCACCACATTGCATTTCCAGGTCGATCTCCGGCATACTTTGGGGCAATCAGGGGGGATACCGATGAGCGGACAGAGCTGTTTAATCGACGGATGTCAGGCGAGAGTGTATGCGCCGGCAGGCACCCATGCCATCTGCAAGGATCACTTTCTCGGCTTCCTCACGTGGAGGCGGCGACGGGGCCCACAGATGTTTCGTAAATATGCCGGCATGACGATGGACGAACGCGATCTGATCGCGGGTGAGTGGCTCCAGACCCTCGGCACCAAAGACCTGCCCCACCCCATTCCCGGCTTGTAAGTCTCCCCGCTTCACCTGCACCTTCCTGTCCTGCACCGGACGGAAGGTCGGGCAATTCAAACCGGTCTCCTGGCTGTCGGCCCTCAGCGTTGGCCTCCCCGACCGGGACGCCTCAGGCCCGGGTCGGTCTCTAGCAGATTTCCCTCCAGCGCCGCTTTAAGTAATTGGGCAGTATTACACGCGCGCAACTTTTTCATCATGTTCGAGCGATGGGTATCGGCTGTCTTCATGCTGATGTTCAGCTGCTCTGCGAGACTTCGATTGGTATGACCATCCCAGATCAGGCGAAGAATTTCCAACTCACGTGGCGTGAGATCCTCCGGCCTTCGCTTCACGGCGGCCGGTGCAAGAGCGTCAGACGATGGACGATGTGTTGTGAAGCCCCCGTCCTCCGTCGCCTCTTGATTCCCTACCCGGCTGTCTTTTTTTTCAGCCAACATCAAGTCCCTCCTTCGTCACCCTTTCCGCATGCTTCACTTCGCGGAGGATGCCGCTTTCTTTAGTTCCCCCGCGCCAAGGCAGGCTTGGACGTGTCCCAGAGACGTTGCAGGTACCCCAACACAGCGGTAATGGCTTGTGTCCGCGGCTGCCAGGAACCCTGTGCATTCCCATTGAGCTCGACCCAAGACCCATCGATCTTTTGGCGGACAATCAACCGCTCGAATATGCCGTGGGTGGCCGGTTGAATGGCCAGCAGATACTCCTGCTCTTCCCTGTCTTTGAGTAAGAACCCCTTCACCATCATGATCACTCCTCCCTTTTTTTCTGCACACTCAGGACCCTCGAATGCCCGTCTCCATCAAAGTCCCCAAGGTCTTTGCCCTACGAGACATATCCCCGCTATATCAAGGGCTGTGCCAAGTGACGACGGATAGATATTGTTCAAAATAAAACAATATGTTGAGCAAGAATTCTGGATTTATCCCAAACGCCACAAGTTGTGCCACAAGAAACAAGAGTGCGCCAAAATTCAAGCGTGAGACAGTATCGCGAGACACTTTCAGGCGACAGATTGGCCCCGTGCATCTGCCGTATAGGAACGGATACTGGGGAATCTTGAGGAACTAGACGGCGAGAGGGAATTGTGCGTGACCGATGGGGCGACGGTTTACAGAACCAAAGAGAACGGCAGGGAAACTGGAAGCGCAACCGTCAGGCGACGGTCATTCAGCGCAAGCACAACCGTCAAGGGAACGCGTGGAAATATAGGTCAGGTTATTGGTGTACCGGGTAAACCCCTTCTGGCGGCCGAACAAGCGCAGGAGACACCCCTCACCTTTACGCTGCACGAAGAAACTATAGTCGGTGCCGGAGGGCGAAGAGACACCGAAGGGGCGGGGGCCCAAAGAACCGGTCGCCAACACCACGGTGGTATTCACGGCCAGGCGATTCGCGATATCCCCTTGTTCACCCTCATCCGTGAGGATAGATTGAAGCTGGTCTTTGACCTTCTGCCGGCAGGACTCATCCGACCACGTCGTCACCTGAGCGACGGTCGTACAGCCGGAGAGGAAGAAGAGTCCCAACGCCACCCACCCAACACCGAGAGACCTTCGATCTTCGCCGGACATCCGGACCTCCCCAGCGATGGGGCTAGCCCATCACCGGCGAGCCATGGTGATGGATCATCAACCACTCGTCGCCGATACGCTCAAAGAGATTGGTCGCGAGGACACGCGTTTCGACCGGCTGGTCGTCTTGACGGCTGGTGAGATGTTCGGTGCAGATGACCCACCCCAGGTCCCCTGCGACCTGAACCTGCACGTCCGACAGCTCAAATTTCATGGAGAAGGTATTGTTGAAGATCAGCACCCAGGAATCGCGCACCGCCGGCCAGTCGCTGCGGAGGCTCCACCCCGGATGAATGCAGGTGACGTATTCGAGATGCGCCCACACTTTGTCCATCTGGAGCATGTCCAGGCTTTCAAAGGCGGCATAAAAGGCGAGATTGGCACGGGTGATTTCTTCGATACGCTGTTCGACCACGGCTCGCTCCTGCAACGGTGCGGCATTCTACTGCAAACACCCTCGCCGGCGCGAGCCTCATTTCTGCTGTGAGGGGGCGGATTCGCGGGGAGCCGCTGCGCCGCCGGGAGTGGGACTTCCCCCGAGAACGCAGGCCGCCGCGAACCCCATCAGCCCGCATGGGTGGCGAGCAGCCCCTCTTCCAGCGCGGTCTTCAAGAGTTGCGCAATGTTGGACACGCGCAACTTTTTCATCATATTGGCGCGGTGAGCCTCCGCGGTCTTGATGCTGATATGCAGCCGCTCCGCGATCGTACGATTCGTCAGGCCGGCCCAAACCAACTGCAAGATTTCCTGTTCGCGAGGAGTCAAGTCTTCAGGACGCCGTTTGACCGCCAGGCCTCCGCCCAACGCCTGCGCGATCCCCGGTGTCGAGCCCTGCGCATTCGC from Nitrospira sp. ND1 includes the following:
- a CDS encoding sulfide-dependent adenosine diphosphate thiazole synthase, which encodes MGKPKPAPLRERDITRQIAREYYKEFDQLIESDVIIVGAGPSGLICAHDLGRMGIKTLIVEQSLALGGGFWSGGYLMNKATICAPAHKILKEVGVPCKQIKECPGMYMVDPPHATGALIAAAYNAGAKIMNLTRVVDLILRREGVLEGVVVNSTTAEMAGHDIIHVDPIALESKIVVDATGHDAVVVNLLHKRGLYQQVPGNGAMWVSRSEEEVMDRTGEVSPNCFVIGLAVAAVFGTPRMGPAFGSMLLSGRYGAELIQKKLKQGKSI
- a CDS encoding response regulator transcription factor, translated to MLAEKKDSRVGNQEATEDGGFTTHRPSSDALAPAAVKRRPEDLTPRELEILRLIWDGHTNRSLAEQLNISMKTADTHRSNMMKKLRACNTAQLLKAALEGNLLETDPGLRRPGRGGQR
- a CDS encoding aminomethyltransferase family protein; its protein translation is MKQSRLHDQHQQLGAIFEDTAGWSMPAHYGDPAAEYAAVRGAVGLSDLSHRGKIRVTGDDRIKWLQSIISNDILPLQPGQGRYSSFLTHKGKMLGYFRVYVQADAVWVEDVGEVGEATFQALRKFLLYGTKAKMENCGESWGLLLVSGPKSAEAVAAAFGIEVRALQLLHTLPATIGGQQALILRTEETGEQDFEVLLPADAVPAAWNQLMTSGAPFGIKPVGAQARELLRIEAGLPKAGPDLNEEIVPPEANLEGKAFSLSKGCYPGQEVVARMDTYGNVRRHLVGLIIQDKTVPPAGSKLFSGDREVGWVSSAVFSPQRNAALAFGFPLRDFSAPDTTLTVEVAGTRHQATVHALPFQKHS
- a CDS encoding two-component system response regulator, giving the protein MNTTILVAVTDIFFYTKVRDALRPQGYTLERIRSQDEVAEKTASASPAALILNMNDLAIDAFKALETLQADPALRSLPILAFANHEETDTWRRAKELGVTKIVSRNEFSTRTRELVEDIIANSSQQSPVRSELNAEG
- a CDS encoding nuclear transport factor 2 family protein, whose product is MVEQRIEEITRANLAFYAAFESLDMLQMDKVWAHLEYVTCIHPGWSLRSDWPAVRDSWVLIFNNTFSMKFELSDVQVQVAGDLGWVICTEHLTSRQDDQPVETRVLATNLFERIGDEWLMIHHHGSPVMG
- the thiC gene encoding phosphomethylpyrimidine synthase ThiC, translated to MSEAHTQNGSSNGHGSKPSTARLTTTPFAASRKVHVDGALPGVRVPMREISLTPTQSANGQGPTPNQPITIYDTSGPYTDPNVTIDVRAGLPPLRRAWIESRRDTEELSQVTSQYGRQRAADPKLADLRFTHIRKPLRAKAGHNVSQMHYAKKGIITPEMEFIAIRENQSRARAKELLASTNGHGGGVLQHPGQAWGARIPNIITPEFVRDEVARGRAIIPNNINHPETEPMIIGRNFLVKINSNIGNSAVASSIEEEVEKMIWSIRWGADTVMDLSTGKNIHETREWIIRNSPVPIGTVPIYQALEKVNGKAEDLTWEIFRDTLIEQAEQGVDYFTIHAGVLLRYVPMTAKRMTGIVSRGGSIHAKWCLSHHQENFAYTHFEEICEIMKAYDVAFSLGDGLRPGSIADANDEAQFAELETLGELTKIAWNHDVQVMIEGPGHVPMHMIQENMEKQLKECQEAPFYTLGPLTTDIAPGYDHITSGIGAAMIGWYGCAMLCYVTPKEHLGLPTKEDVKVGVVTYKIAAHAADLAKGHPGAQARDNALSKARFEFRWEDQFNLSLDPDTARSYHDATLPDNAAKVAHFCSMCGPHFCSMKITQDVRDYAAQKQLEEQQAIQIGMKEKSEEFKKAGSEIYL
- a CDS encoding response regulator transcription factor; its protein translation is MWSEQQNVVQVEREANAQGSTPGIAQALGGGLAVKRRPEDLTPREQEILQLVWAGLTNRTIAERLHISIKTAEAHRANMMKKLRVSNIAQLLKTALEEGLLATHAG
- a CDS encoding tetratricopeptide repeat protein translates to MDVQDFLIQGDGSEEDKREAWQLFQQAYEQQMKGQLEEAVSLYKLSLATHQTAEAYTFLGWTYSFMGKLDEAIDECHKAIACDPHFGNPYNDIGAYLIEKGDLEEAIPWFQKAMQARRYESPAFPHLNLGRVYERQGKWSEAIDCYKQALALNPDYALAKKALGRLISSLN